In Caballeronia sp. Lep1P3, a single genomic region encodes these proteins:
- a CDS encoding LTA synthase family protein codes for MLAASALAAATVALSFGVEAIAVPRCSLRRPFAAMALHASAVAVVAGCALALTARPVFSACAALAWIALLAVISNAKFESLREPFVFTDLSLFSQAFSHPRLYLPFLSAGKVAGIVAGVTAAATGFLLEDAASATVRCVAALVAIACGAFALVLSRRLALSLTPMADQQAFGFFATFVAYLLNGMRRTEREAFARAADAAPLSQGRPDAGACPDVIVIQSESWFDARRLGDFVLSAPYAHLDRIKDEALEHGRLTVPAWGANTMRSEFAMLTGLASDALGYSRFYPYMYVRRATASLAAWFKRGGYRTCAVHPYYGDFFGRRRALRFMQFDRFCDIRAFGDAPRVGPYVGDASVADALIALLDESASEPLFAFAITMENHGPLHLEAVAPGESAARHTLGDDARWRDLTAYLRHVEHADAMIGKLTDYLKQRERPTVLCFYGDHVPAMTSVFDALGVEPVHSDYFVWRNFADDGGAQRHARVEDLGFAIRRAMKQPRCVVTPSRETLQQCPA; via the coding sequence GTGCTCGCCGCATCCGCTCTGGCGGCCGCGACGGTCGCGCTCTCTTTTGGCGTCGAGGCCATCGCGGTGCCGCGGTGCTCGCTTCGTCGTCCGTTCGCGGCGATGGCGCTGCACGCTTCGGCCGTCGCGGTCGTCGCGGGCTGCGCGCTCGCGCTCACCGCGCGGCCCGTGTTCTCGGCGTGCGCTGCGCTCGCGTGGATCGCGCTCCTCGCCGTCATCAGCAACGCGAAATTCGAGTCGCTGCGCGAGCCTTTCGTATTCACCGATCTCAGCCTTTTCAGTCAGGCGTTCTCGCACCCGCGCCTTTATCTGCCATTTCTGAGCGCCGGCAAGGTCGCGGGCATCGTCGCGGGCGTGACGGCGGCGGCAACCGGCTTTCTGCTCGAAGATGCGGCGAGCGCGACCGTTCGATGCGTCGCGGCGCTTGTCGCCATTGCCTGCGGGGCGTTCGCGCTCGTCCTGTCGCGTCGTCTTGCGCTGTCGCTCACTCCGATGGCCGATCAGCAGGCGTTCGGTTTCTTCGCCACTTTCGTCGCGTATCTGTTGAACGGCATGCGACGCACCGAGCGGGAAGCCTTCGCGCGCGCCGCCGATGCCGCGCCGCTTTCGCAGGGCCGCCCGGACGCCGGTGCGTGTCCCGATGTCATCGTCATTCAGAGCGAATCGTGGTTCGACGCGCGGCGGCTCGGCGATTTCGTCCTGTCGGCGCCTTACGCGCATCTGGATCGCATCAAAGACGAGGCGCTCGAACACGGGCGGCTGACGGTGCCCGCGTGGGGCGCGAACACCATGCGCAGCGAATTCGCGATGCTGACCGGCCTCGCATCGGACGCGCTCGGTTACTCGCGCTTCTATCCGTACATGTACGTGCGCCGCGCGACGGCATCGCTTGCCGCGTGGTTCAAGCGCGGCGGATACCGGACGTGCGCGGTGCATCCGTACTACGGCGATTTCTTCGGCCGGCGCCGTGCGCTGCGCTTCATGCAGTTCGACCGCTTTTGCGACATACGTGCGTTCGGCGATGCGCCGCGCGTCGGTCCGTATGTCGGCGACGCATCGGTCGCGGATGCGCTCATCGCCTTGCTCGACGAGTCAGCCAGCGAGCCGCTCTTCGCGTTCGCGATCACGATGGAAAATCACGGCCCGCTGCATCTCGAAGCGGTGGCGCCGGGCGAATCGGCCGCGCGGCACACACTCGGCGACGATGCGCGCTGGCGGGATCTGACCGCCTATCTCCGGCACGTCGAACACGCGGACGCGATGATCGGCAAGCTCACGGATTACCTCAAACAACGGGAACGGCCGACCGTGCTCTGCTTCTACGGCGACCACGTTCCCGCCATGACATCGGTGTTCGACGCGCTCGGCGTCGAGCCCGTCCATAGCGACTACTTCGTGTGGCGCAACTTCGCGGACGATGGGGGCGCGCAGCGGCACGCGCGCGTCGAGGATCTCGGCTTTGCCATACGCCGCGCGATGAAGCAGCCGCGCTGCGTCGTCACACCTTCGCGAGAAACACTACAGCAGTGCCCAGCATGA